Proteins from a genomic interval of Microbacterium imperiale:
- a CDS encoding polyprenyl synthetase family protein, whose translation MPDDSTTAVDRALDAVLTRLAERAIPRGAAALALIRAASDATTGGKRFRPALVVAAFDAFDGDRGATPGLWDVAAAFELLHTAFVIHDDLIDRDIERRGVPNVGGTFRSRARSLGVADDGADRIGDAAAVLAGDILLYEAARLVAVADIAADQRVPLFGLLDDAVLVSAIGELADVEQAVVPGEPETTQLLSTAHDKTAVYSFCAPLAAGAVLAGADAGDRAVLMTVGADLGLAFQLVDDLIGTFGSEAQAGRDAGADLREAKRTPLISLARETSAWPQVSSALALAPTGPIAVRAAQRELHESGARDRLVALIGQTLASVRRRATELPTEPRALIERLATGIEGRIP comes from the coding sequence ATGCCCGACGACAGCACGACCGCCGTCGATCGCGCGCTGGACGCCGTCCTCACTCGCCTGGCGGAACGCGCCATCCCACGGGGAGCAGCGGCACTCGCCCTCATCCGTGCCGCATCCGACGCGACCACCGGCGGTAAGCGGTTCCGCCCCGCCCTCGTCGTCGCGGCGTTCGATGCGTTCGACGGCGACCGTGGCGCCACCCCGGGCCTGTGGGATGTCGCTGCCGCCTTCGAGCTGCTGCACACCGCGTTCGTGATCCACGACGATCTCATCGACCGCGACATCGAGCGGCGCGGAGTCCCCAACGTCGGCGGCACCTTCCGCTCGCGCGCCCGGTCTCTGGGCGTGGCCGATGACGGCGCCGATCGCATCGGCGACGCCGCGGCCGTGCTCGCGGGCGACATCCTGCTGTACGAGGCCGCACGCCTCGTCGCCGTGGCTGACATCGCCGCCGACCAGCGGGTTCCGCTCTTCGGTCTCCTCGACGACGCGGTCCTCGTCTCGGCCATCGGCGAGCTCGCCGACGTCGAGCAGGCTGTCGTGCCCGGCGAGCCCGAGACGACCCAGCTGCTCAGCACGGCCCACGACAAGACCGCGGTGTACTCGTTCTGCGCGCCCCTCGCGGCCGGCGCCGTGCTGGCCGGAGCCGACGCGGGCGATCGCGCCGTCCTCATGACGGTCGGCGCCGACCTCGGACTCGCGTTCCAGCTGGTCGACGATCTGATCGGCACGTTCGGCAGCGAGGCTCAGGCCGGGCGCGACGCCGGCGCCGATCTGCGCGAGGCCAAGCGCACCCCGCTGATCTCGCTCGCGCGCGAGACCTCGGCCTGGCCCCAGGTCTCGTCGGCCCTCGCGCTCGCGCCCACCGGCCCGATCGCGGTGCGCGCCGCCCAGCGCGAACTGCACGAGAGCGGCGCCCGCGACCGGCTCGTGGCTCTCATCGGGCAGACCCTCGCGTCGGTGCGCCGCCGCGCGACCGAGCTGCCGACGGAGCCGCGCGCTCTCATCGAACGACTGGCCACCGGCATCGAAGGACGCATCCCGTGA
- a CDS encoding carbon-nitrogen hydrolase family protein: MTAVAVAQFAPSADPAGNLREMRRLVARAVDRGADVVVFPEYSSYFVDPFDDTLAAHAQSVDGPFVAALRELAIEYGVHVVAGLLEAAADGERVRNTVVAVGPEGLAAAYRKLHLYDAFGQRESDWVEPGDIAPPETFVVGGIRFGLMTCYDLRFPEVARTLADAGAHALLVPAQWVRGPLKELHWHTLLRARAIENTLFVAAADHPPPLGVGNSGVIDPQGVDIAAVGTATDVAVAHLELEAVERVRRVNPALRLRRFAVVPRSEGGGEPS; encoded by the coding sequence ATGACCGCTGTCGCCGTGGCCCAGTTCGCGCCGTCGGCCGATCCGGCAGGCAACCTCCGCGAGATGCGGCGGCTGGTCGCCCGCGCAGTCGACCGCGGCGCCGATGTCGTCGTGTTCCCGGAGTACTCCAGCTACTTCGTCGATCCCTTCGACGACACGCTCGCGGCGCACGCCCAGTCGGTCGACGGCCCGTTCGTGGCGGCGTTGCGCGAGCTGGCGATCGAGTACGGGGTGCACGTCGTCGCGGGCCTGCTTGAAGCCGCTGCCGACGGCGAGCGCGTGCGCAACACCGTCGTCGCCGTCGGCCCGGAGGGCCTCGCCGCGGCGTACCGCAAGCTCCACCTGTACGATGCGTTCGGACAGCGGGAGTCGGACTGGGTCGAGCCGGGCGACATCGCGCCGCCCGAGACGTTCGTGGTCGGCGGCATCCGGTTCGGCCTGATGACCTGCTACGACCTGCGATTCCCGGAGGTCGCGCGCACCCTCGCCGACGCCGGCGCGCACGCGCTGCTCGTCCCGGCGCAATGGGTGCGCGGCCCGCTCAAAGAGCTGCACTGGCACACCCTGCTGCGCGCGCGGGCGATCGAGAACACCCTGTTCGTCGCTGCCGCGGACCACCCGCCGCCGCTGGGCGTCGGCAACTCCGGCGTCATCGACCCGCAGGGTGTCGACATCGCGGCGGTCGGCACCGCGACGGATGTGGCGGTCGCGCACCTCGAGCTCGAGGCGGTGGAGCGCGTCCGACGCGTCAATCCGGCCTTGCGCCTGCGGCGGTTCGCCGTCGTCCCGCGGTCAGAAGGCGGCGGCGAGCCGAGCTGA
- the crtI gene encoding phytoene desaturase family protein, producing the protein MSRPVPVAAGQRIVVVGGGIAGLSTAALLAEDGHDVTVIEARDETGGRAGSWEREGFRFDTGPSWYLMPEVFDHFFALLGTTAAAELDLVPLVPAYRVYAEPTGSGAGEHVDVVSGRSAATSLFESREPGAGAQLDAYLDSAADAYDLSVSKFLYDTYATSEGLRDPELLRRLPQLAPLLSRSLVRHVESRFSDRLLQQILEYPAVFLGSSPYDVPSLYHLMSHLDLDDAVLYPRGGFTEVIAAIERLAVARGVTVRTGTAVAQILTDAAGNASGVRLADGSEIAADLVVSTADLHHTETVLLPPDQRSYPEKWWRKRTPSFGALLLLLGVDGELPQLAHHTLLFTDGWRENFDAISGRDAHIPDPASLYVCRPSATDDTVAPAGSENLFVLVPIPADPELGRGGVDGEGDPRIEAAADQAIAQISAWTGIPDLADRIRVRRTIAPGDFARDLGAWRGNALGLAHTLGQSALFRPGNASKKVSGLFYAGASVLPGIGLPMCLISAELVVKRLRGDTTAGPLTEPTAPPR; encoded by the coding sequence ATGAGCCGCCCGGTGCCCGTCGCGGCCGGCCAGCGCATCGTCGTCGTGGGCGGCGGGATCGCGGGGCTCTCGACTGCCGCGCTCCTGGCCGAGGACGGGCACGACGTCACGGTCATCGAGGCGCGGGACGAGACCGGCGGGCGCGCAGGCTCGTGGGAGCGCGAGGGCTTCCGCTTCGACACGGGTCCGAGCTGGTACCTCATGCCCGAGGTGTTCGACCACTTCTTCGCCCTGCTGGGCACCACGGCAGCCGCCGAGCTCGACCTCGTGCCGCTTGTGCCGGCCTACCGCGTGTACGCCGAGCCCACCGGCTCCGGCGCCGGCGAGCACGTCGACGTCGTGTCGGGCCGCTCCGCGGCGACATCGCTGTTCGAGAGCCGCGAACCGGGTGCGGGGGCCCAGCTCGACGCCTACCTCGACTCCGCCGCCGACGCGTACGACCTCTCGGTCTCGAAGTTCCTCTACGACACCTATGCGACGAGCGAGGGCCTGCGCGACCCCGAGCTGCTGCGCCGCCTCCCCCAGCTGGCTCCGCTGCTGTCCCGGTCGCTCGTGCGACACGTCGAGAGCCGGTTCTCCGATCGGCTGCTGCAGCAGATCCTCGAGTACCCCGCGGTCTTCCTCGGCTCGTCGCCCTACGATGTGCCGAGCCTCTACCACCTGATGAGCCACCTCGATCTGGACGACGCTGTGCTCTACCCCCGCGGCGGCTTCACGGAGGTCATCGCGGCGATCGAGCGCCTCGCCGTCGCTCGCGGTGTCACGGTCCGGACGGGAACCGCCGTCGCGCAGATCCTGACCGACGCCGCGGGGAACGCTTCCGGTGTCCGGCTGGCCGACGGCTCCGAGATCGCCGCCGACCTCGTGGTCTCGACGGCGGACCTGCACCACACCGAGACGGTGCTGCTCCCGCCCGACCAGCGGTCGTACCCCGAGAAGTGGTGGCGCAAGCGCACGCCCAGCTTCGGCGCACTGCTGCTCCTGCTCGGCGTCGACGGCGAACTGCCCCAGCTCGCCCACCACACGTTGCTGTTCACCGACGGTTGGCGCGAGAACTTCGACGCGATCTCGGGTCGTGACGCCCACATCCCCGACCCCGCATCGCTGTACGTGTGCCGCCCGAGCGCGACCGACGACACGGTCGCCCCCGCCGGCTCAGAGAACCTGTTCGTCCTCGTCCCGATTCCGGCAGACCCCGAGCTCGGCCGTGGCGGGGTGGACGGTGAAGGCGACCCGCGTATCGAGGCGGCGGCCGACCAGGCCATCGCCCAGATCTCGGCGTGGACCGGCATACCCGACCTCGCGGATCGGATTCGGGTGCGCCGCACCATCGCTCCGGGAGACTTCGCCCGCGATCTCGGGGCTTGGCGCGGCAACGCGCTGGGTCTCGCGCACACGCTGGGGCAGAGCGCGCTGTTCCGTCCGGGGAACGCATCGAAGAAGGTGTCGGGGCTGTTCTACGCGGGGGCGTCCGTCCTGCCCGGCATCGGGCTGCCCATGTGCCTGATCTCGGCCGAGCTCGTCGTGAAGCGACTGCGCGGCGACACCACCGCCGGCCCCCTCACCGAGCCCACGGCTCCGCCCCGCTGA
- a CDS encoding DUF6328 family protein, whose protein sequence is MTSAASMSAKSGDVADDGRDESADERADRNWNELLQELRVLQTGTQILTGFLLALAFQPAFDDLNAMQRTFYLVLVVLAALSAIVALAPVALHRALFRHRAKPAVVAYGHVALLTALVTVSLLLVGVVVFVFDVVVSVSASWIAGAVLALLIAALWIVSPLVFRRRGTGAR, encoded by the coding sequence ATGACCTCCGCCGCCTCGATGTCCGCGAAGTCCGGTGATGTCGCCGACGACGGCCGCGACGAGTCGGCGGACGAGCGCGCCGACCGGAACTGGAACGAACTCCTGCAGGAGCTGCGCGTTCTCCAGACCGGCACGCAGATCCTCACGGGCTTCCTGCTCGCCCTGGCGTTCCAGCCCGCGTTCGACGACCTCAACGCGATGCAGCGGACGTTCTACCTGGTGCTCGTCGTGCTCGCCGCCCTCAGCGCGATCGTGGCTCTCGCCCCCGTGGCCCTGCACCGCGCCCTCTTCCGACACCGCGCCAAGCCCGCCGTCGTCGCCTACGGGCACGTCGCCCTGCTCACGGCTCTGGTGACCGTCTCGCTGCTGCTGGTGGGGGTCGTCGTGTTCGTGTTCGACGTCGTCGTGAGCGTCTCGGCGTCGTGGATCGCCGGCGCCGTGCTCGCCCTGCTGATCGCCGCGCTGTGGATCGTCTCGCCGCTCGTGTTCCGGCGCCGCGGAACGGGGGCACGATGA
- a CDS encoding MarR family winged helix-turn-helix transcriptional regulator: MRAALEGVRAFSDAMDRMHTGLRGDMDMNATDLSALRMLSIREQHGELVKPHDLARHLGISSASTTKLIDRLAKEGFVVREPHPNDRRALVITLTESSRADFGRHFAARMARMRGALEPFTDGELRTIIRFLDEMSEALVDD, from the coding sequence GTGCGCGCCGCCTTGGAGGGCGTGCGCGCCTTCAGCGACGCCATGGACCGCATGCACACGGGTCTGCGCGGCGACATGGACATGAACGCCACCGACCTATCGGCGCTGCGCATGCTCAGCATCCGCGAGCAGCACGGTGAGTTGGTCAAGCCGCACGACCTCGCCCGGCACCTCGGAATCTCGAGCGCCTCGACGACGAAGCTCATCGACCGCCTTGCGAAAGAGGGGTTCGTCGTGCGGGAGCCCCACCCGAACGACCGACGCGCGCTGGTCATCACGTTGACCGAGTCGTCGCGTGCCGACTTCGGGCGGCACTTCGCGGCGCGCATGGCGCGCATGCGCGGAGCGCTCGAGCCCTTCACCGATGGCGAGCTCAGGACGATCATCCGTTTCCTCGACGAGATGAGCGAGGCGCTCGTCGACGACTGA
- a CDS encoding phytoene/squalene synthase family protein → MSDDTTGIALYDQTARDAAAVVISAYSTSFGLAARLLGPRVRPHVRNIYALVRVADEIVDGSAAQAGMPAAAQRRVLDALEDETLIAVEEGFSANLIVHAFARTARECGIGPDLVRPFFASMRTDLDVTAHDATSHDSYVYGSAEVVGLMCLQTFVNAGADRPKPAHPDLVDGARRLGAAFQDVNFLRDLPHDVGSLGRDYLGVGTTEACTVSRVDVLDRIDADLDAAGAIIPRLPADCRRAVTAAHDLFTALSRRLRRAGSTTERVRVPNSVKLGLAARATVGAAPLRAGS, encoded by the coding sequence GTGAGCGACGACACCACCGGCATCGCCCTGTACGACCAAACCGCCCGCGATGCCGCCGCTGTCGTCATCTCGGCCTATTCGACGTCGTTCGGGCTCGCAGCCCGGCTCCTCGGGCCGCGCGTGCGCCCGCACGTACGCAACATCTACGCGCTCGTCCGGGTAGCCGACGAGATCGTCGACGGGTCGGCGGCGCAGGCGGGCATGCCCGCCGCCGCCCAGCGGCGCGTGCTCGATGCCCTCGAGGACGAGACGCTGATCGCCGTCGAGGAGGGGTTCAGCGCGAACCTCATCGTCCATGCCTTCGCCCGGACGGCGCGGGAGTGCGGCATCGGGCCCGACCTGGTGCGCCCGTTCTTCGCCTCCATGCGCACCGATCTCGACGTCACCGCCCACGATGCGACCTCCCACGATTCCTACGTCTACGGCTCCGCCGAGGTGGTGGGCCTGATGTGCCTGCAGACCTTCGTCAACGCCGGAGCCGACCGACCCAAGCCCGCCCACCCCGACCTCGTCGACGGCGCGCGTCGCCTCGGCGCCGCCTTCCAGGATGTGAACTTCTTGCGCGATCTCCCCCACGACGTCGGCTCGCTCGGCCGCGACTACCTCGGCGTCGGCACCACCGAGGCCTGCACCGTCTCGCGCGTCGACGTCCTCGACCGCATCGACGCCGACCTGGATGCCGCCGGCGCGATCATCCCCCGTCTGCCGGCCGATTGCCGACGCGCCGTCACGGCCGCGCACGACCTGTTCACGGCGCTCTCGCGCCGTCTGCGTCGCGCGGGCAGCACGACCGAGCGGGTGCGGGTACCCAACAGCGTCAAGCTCGGCCTCGCCGCTCGCGCCACGGTCGGCGCCGCTCCCCTGCGAGCCGGCTCATGA